A DNA window from Coffea arabica cultivar ET-39 chromosome 6c, Coffea Arabica ET-39 HiFi, whole genome shotgun sequence contains the following coding sequences:
- the LOC113691911 gene encoding nudix hydrolase 16, mitochondrial isoform X1, translating into MSELVARTGRHQQRYEDGYRLIAGCIPFKYRDSGENGDDTPERILEVLMINSASGPGLLFPKGGWEKDETVEEAAVREAVEEAGVRGDLLQSIGEYKFKSKTLQDEFSPEGLCKATMFPLLVTEELESWPEQSVRQRSWLTIPEAIQRCRHGWMREALEKGFSKWYADGMISTRKEDD; encoded by the exons ATGTCAGAATTGGTGGCTCGGACTGGTCGGCATCAGCAGCGGTATGAGGATGGTTATCGCCTCATAGCCGG GTGTATTCCTTTCAAGTATAGAGACTCAGGAGAAAATGGCGATGATACACCAGAGAGAATTCTTGAAGTTTTAATGATCAATTCAGCTAGTGGACCAGGTCTCCTATTCCCAAAG GGTGGGTGGGAAAAAGATGAAACAGTTGAGGAGGCAGCAGTGCGTGAGGCTGTAGAAGAAGCTGGAGTTCGTGGGGATTTGTTA CAATCCATAGGTGAGTACAAGTTTAAGAGCAAAACACTGCAAGATGAGTTTAGTCCGGAAGGTTTGTGTAAAGCTACCATGTTCCCCTTACTTGTAACGGAGGAGCTTGAATCATGGCCAGAACAGAGTGTTCGACAACGGAGTTGGCTGACTATTCCTGAGGCTATTCAGCGCTGTCGGCATGGCTGGATGCGTGAGGCCCTGGAGAAGGGCTTCTCAAAGTGGTACGCTGATGGTATGATTAGCACGAGGAAGGAGGATGACTAA
- the LOC113691911 gene encoding nudix hydrolase 16, mitochondrial isoform X2, with protein MSELVARTGRHQQRYEDGYRLIAGCIPFKYRDSGENGDDTPERILEVLMINSASGPGLLFPKQSIGEYKFKSKTLQDEFSPEGLCKATMFPLLVTEELESWPEQSVRQRSWLTIPEAIQRCRHGWMREALEKGFSKWYADGMISTRKEDD; from the exons ATGTCAGAATTGGTGGCTCGGACTGGTCGGCATCAGCAGCGGTATGAGGATGGTTATCGCCTCATAGCCGG GTGTATTCCTTTCAAGTATAGAGACTCAGGAGAAAATGGCGATGATACACCAGAGAGAATTCTTGAAGTTTTAATGATCAATTCAGCTAGTGGACCAGGTCTCCTATTCCCAAAG CAATCCATAGGTGAGTACAAGTTTAAGAGCAAAACACTGCAAGATGAGTTTAGTCCGGAAGGTTTGTGTAAAGCTACCATGTTCCCCTTACTTGTAACGGAGGAGCTTGAATCATGGCCAGAACAGAGTGTTCGACAACGGAGTTGGCTGACTATTCCTGAGGCTATTCAGCGCTGTCGGCATGGCTGGATGCGTGAGGCCCTGGAGAAGGGCTTCTCAAAGTGGTACGCTGATGGTATGATTAGCACGAGGAAGGAGGATGACTAA